The nucleotide sequence AACCTTTTACTGCCGCCGTGCATGTACCGGGACGGCGTTTCGTACGGCATCGGCGCCTTCCACCGGAGCGTGGCGCAGCGCTGAGCACAGGCGCCCGACAGAGACCTGAACGGGCCGCCAACTGTTGCGCATGCGCCCGGTTTTATTGCGACCGCTCGATGTACGGGAGTATTCTGCGGCCTCGCCGCCGGCACGCTACCTCGCGTCGCGTGGCGCCATGTCCATCCGCGCAACCCGCCGCGAGACAAACGAGAGACAACCCCTTTACAACGAGTCTAGGCATGTGGATTCTGCTATTGCTGCCCTTCATCGGCTTGCTCTGGGTACCGTTCTACAACGAGACCTTGCCCGAGCTGTTCGGCTTTCCCTTCTTCTACTGGTACCAGCTGCTGTGGGTGCCGATCACCGCGTTCCTGACATGGATCGTCTACCGTAGCCAGCGTGGCCAGGGAGACGAATGATGACCGGCATCAACTGGACCGCCCTCGGCGTATTCGTCTTTTTCTTCGTGCTGGTCACGGTCATGGGCTTCGCGGCCTCGCGCTGGCAACGCGGCGACGCCGCCAGCCACCTGGATGAATGGGGGCTGGGCGGACGCCGCTTCGGCACCTGGATCACCTGGTTCCTGGTCGGCGGCGATTTCTACACCGCGTACACCGTCATCGCCGTGCCCGCGCTGGTCTATGCGGTCGGCGCCTATGGCTTCTTCGCGCTGCCATACACCATCCTGGTCTATCCCATCGTGTTCACCATCATGCCGCGCCTGTGGCGGGTGGCGCACAAGGCCGGCCACGTCACCTCGGCCGATGTGGTCTACGCCCGCTTCCAGTCGCGTCCGCTGGAACTCGCCATCGCCGTCACCGGCGTACTGGCGACCATGCCCTACATCGCGCTGCAGCTGGTCGGCATGGAAGTCGTGATCAAGGCCCTGGGCCTGACCGGCGAGCTGCCGCTGGCCGCGGCCTTCGTGATCCTGGCGCTGTATACCTATTCCGCCGGCCTGCGCGCGCCGGCGCTGATCGCCTTCGTCAAGGACCTGATGATCTATATCGTGGTGCTGGTGGCGATCGTGCTGGTGCC is from Bordetella bronchialis and encodes:
- a CDS encoding DUF3311 domain-containing protein, whose product is MWILLLLPFIGLLWVPFYNETLPELFGFPFFYWYQLLWVPITAFLTWIVYRSQRGQGDE